The Planococcus versutus genome contains a region encoding:
- a CDS encoding VanW family protein — protein sequence MNNQVFGKTFLTILVAGLLFFGVANVGAAAVDKWLFPTTKFGDHTYIGTTEVSNMEIAAAMEQFSGTTENWRQSSELLVTYQDATASYPLDNAEILLEETAEQAQSGVQNSFVYDLQDKTTERFFTENFTGVEFSESEVQKLTNKLEQALQAGLEKTHVAISDDSLVVDRENVSEMIFPELSTSEEVAAIVEAINGLQIAPGETFSFLEVIAEIEPIGVTDAELTEIASTIYSVVLKTNFKIEKRTIGTQVPKKIAVGQEATINRALGIDLVFSNPNASSFVLNAASSGSSLTASLYGFPFVYEYAVLTGGNETVNPRLIKQYSAFITSGKKVEEEGSKGVRVEVTRSIMDEEEELEVESISTDFYPPIDRVELYPLTAPPAEVIPETGSDESLEETEDGKPTEEDSETPTDSTSDNNGVSSGSGSGQKAEDGKESTDSKTEKTEKTEKTETTKDKSNSSTDKETDGSTSSSDKDSGSGEPVYDKGGNLVNP from the coding sequence TTGAATAATCAAGTATTTGGAAAAACGTTTCTAACCATATTAGTGGCAGGATTATTATTTTTTGGCGTTGCCAATGTAGGAGCTGCAGCTGTAGACAAATGGCTGTTCCCAACTACTAAATTTGGTGATCATACATATATTGGCACAACGGAAGTTTCCAACATGGAAATAGCTGCAGCTATGGAGCAATTTTCAGGAACCACTGAAAACTGGCGACAATCGTCTGAACTACTCGTAACCTATCAAGATGCAACAGCTAGTTATCCATTAGACAATGCAGAAATTTTGTTAGAAGAAACCGCTGAACAAGCTCAGTCGGGTGTACAGAATAGTTTTGTATATGATCTTCAAGACAAAACCACTGAACGTTTTTTCACTGAAAATTTTACAGGAGTAGAATTTTCTGAATCTGAAGTGCAAAAACTGACGAACAAACTAGAACAAGCACTTCAAGCAGGTTTAGAAAAAACACATGTCGCGATCAGCGATGATTCACTTGTGGTGGATCGTGAAAATGTTTCTGAAATGATTTTTCCGGAGTTGTCGACTAGTGAAGAAGTGGCAGCGATCGTTGAAGCTATTAATGGACTTCAAATTGCTCCTGGTGAGACATTTTCTTTTTTAGAAGTGATTGCTGAAATAGAACCTATTGGAGTAACAGATGCTGAACTTACTGAAATTGCTTCAACTATTTATTCTGTGGTACTCAAAACAAACTTCAAAATAGAAAAACGCACCATCGGAACACAAGTTCCCAAAAAAATTGCTGTAGGTCAAGAAGCAACGATTAATCGTGCACTTGGCATCGACTTGGTTTTTTCTAACCCCAATGCTAGCTCGTTTGTTTTAAATGCAGCTTCTTCAGGAAGTTCGTTGACTGCGTCATTATACGGTTTTCCGTTTGTATATGAGTATGCGGTATTAACTGGTGGCAATGAAACCGTAAATCCGCGACTGATCAAGCAATACAGTGCATTTATCACAAGTGGGAAAAAAGTTGAAGAAGAAGGCAGTAAAGGAGTTCGTGTCGAAGTAACGCGTTCTATTATGGATGAAGAAGAAGAATTAGAAGTTGAATCTATTTCAACAGATTTTTATCCGCCAATTGACCGAGTGGAACTTTATCCATTGACAGCTCCTCCTGCAGAAGTCATTCCGGAAACGGGCTCTGACGAATCTCTAGAAGAGACAGAAGACGGAAAACCGACAGAAGAAGACAGCGAAACACCAACAGATTCTACAAGTGACAACAACGGTGTTAGTTCGGGATCAGGATCGGGACAAAAGGCTGAAGATGGAAAAGAATCAACAGATTCAAAAACTGAAAAAACCGAAAAAACCGAAAAAACTGAAACAACTAAAGATAAATCAAATAGTTCGACAGATAAAGAAACGGATGGTTCAACATCTAGTTCAGACAAAGATTCTGGATCAGGAGAACCGGTATACGATAAGGGTGGAAATTTAGTAAACCCTTAA
- a CDS encoding type IV pilus twitching motility protein PilT has translation MSIPYIDEILTAAINLDASDIHLTVGIPPVFRLNGKLKRYGEEIVTYEQTREISKLLIPERLFERFLEKGEMDYSYSLPGVGRFRVNTFHQRGSDSHAFRTITTGVPTIDQLNMPDVLKILSESQQGLILVTGPTGSGKSTTLAAMIRHINDHMAKHIITLEDPIEYLHRHGSSIINQREIGSDTHSFANGLRAALRQDPDVILVGEMRDLETITTAITAAETGHLVMATLHTSSAASTIERIIDVFPAGQQPQVRTQLAGVLKAVISQRLLPTSDGQGRVAATEIMINNTAISNLIRTEKVHQIPNVILTNRAAGMNMMATSIQELLATNKISRHTAHPYLKGEG, from the coding sequence ATGTCAATTCCATATATCGATGAAATTTTAACCGCTGCCATTAATTTGGATGCGTCCGATATCCATTTAACAGTAGGAATTCCACCCGTTTTTCGATTGAATGGCAAACTAAAGCGGTACGGTGAAGAAATTGTGACTTACGAGCAAACGAGAGAAATTAGCAAGTTGTTGATTCCGGAGAGGTTGTTTGAACGCTTTTTAGAAAAAGGAGAAATGGATTACTCTTATTCGCTACCCGGTGTAGGCAGGTTTCGTGTCAATACATTTCATCAGCGAGGATCGGATTCCCATGCGTTTCGAACGATCACTACGGGAGTGCCGACAATTGATCAGTTGAACATGCCAGATGTTTTGAAAATTCTTTCTGAATCACAACAAGGTCTCATTTTAGTCACAGGGCCTACTGGGTCTGGCAAATCAACAACTTTAGCCGCTATGATTCGCCATATAAACGATCATATGGCAAAACACATCATCACTTTAGAAGATCCGATTGAGTACTTGCATAGGCATGGCAGTTCGATTATAAACCAACGTGAAATCGGGTCGGATACCCATTCTTTTGCGAACGGCTTACGCGCAGCTTTGCGGCAAGATCCGGATGTTATTTTAGTCGGTGAAATGCGTGACTTAGAAACCATTACGACAGCTATCACAGCTGCCGAAACTGGCCATTTGGTTATGGCCACTTTGCACACATCAAGTGCTGCATCAACAATTGAACGAATTATTGATGTGTTTCCAGCAGGTCAGCAGCCTCAAGTTCGTACACAATTAGCAGGTGTCTTAAAAGCAGTCATTTCTCAGCGGTTATTGCCAACAAGTGACGGGCAAGGACGAGTGGCCGCAACGGAAATTATGATCAACAATACAGCTATTTCCAATTTAATCCGTACAGAAAAAGTGCATCAAATTCCAAACGTTATTTTAACCAATCGTGCAGCGGGGATGAATATGATGGCCACTTCTATACAAGAGCTATTAGCAACGAATAAAATTTCTCGCCATACCGCTCATCCATACTTGAAAGGAGAAGGGTGA
- a CDS encoding PulJ/GspJ family protein: protein MNKIINVFKNDHGVTLVELMATLVIVSIIGILSYTVLFQGYSNYQRIQVETQLRDEADLIMASMIKDLFILKDGQIEVENFCTNNKKTSLLNVMKSGKFVKTGFEGENVLVNGNVINFYNQNVKIIPTDCSSNSPTSITKNDTEAEYTIVFTLKLNKGNKEHRMKFENTVQVIANSKEDAG from the coding sequence ATGAATAAAATAATCAATGTCTTCAAAAATGATCATGGTGTTACTTTAGTAGAGCTTATGGCTACATTAGTCATTGTTAGTATTATAGGGATTCTATCTTATACAGTTCTATTTCAAGGCTATTCAAATTACCAGCGAATCCAAGTAGAAACACAATTACGTGATGAAGCCGATTTGATTATGGCTAGTATGATTAAAGATTTATTCATCTTAAAAGACGGTCAGATTGAAGTAGAAAATTTTTGTACTAACAATAAAAAAACCTCATTATTAAATGTAATGAAATCAGGAAAATTTGTTAAAACTGGCTTTGAAGGCGAAAATGTATTAGTGAACGGTAACGTAATAAATTTTTACAATCAAAACGTCAAAATTATTCCAACAGATTGTTCAAGTAATTCACCTACCTCTATTACTAAAAATGACACTGAAGCTGAATACACGATAGTTTTTACTTTAAAACTAAACAAAGGAAATAAAGAACACAGAATGAAATTCGAAAACACCGTACAGGTAATTGCTAATTCTAAGGAGGACGCAGGATGA
- a CDS encoding type IV pilus modification PilV family protein translates to MKNDRGFTLVEVLASLVILSIVLMSFTAVFANTNRLAVSNSEKLVVINLADAYLERVKVQPGEFIIYKEVKQPCTSPQKDWQEKDSFIYEMNGKSYQIKISPTQNATECNLSLLNVVVQVTAVNSKLSSAVEGYVADE, encoded by the coding sequence ATGAAGAACGATAGAGGTTTTACACTAGTAGAGGTTCTGGCTTCACTGGTTATTCTGTCCATCGTATTGATGAGTTTTACAGCTGTCTTCGCGAATACCAATCGGTTAGCGGTATCGAATAGTGAGAAGTTAGTCGTTATTAATTTGGCTGATGCTTATTTGGAGCGAGTGAAAGTTCAACCAGGTGAGTTTATTATTTACAAAGAAGTGAAACAGCCCTGTACAAGCCCTCAGAAGGATTGGCAAGAAAAAGATTCTTTTATTTATGAGATGAATGGAAAATCTTATCAGATTAAGATAAGTCCGACCCAGAATGCAACTGAATGTAACCTCTCTCTATTAAATGTTGTTGTCCAAGTTACTGCAGTTAACTCTAAGCTATCAAGCGCAGTGGAAGGATACGTTGCAGATGAATAA
- a CDS encoding pilus assembly protein PilO, which translates to MSSLTKRQKEIALVALAVLLLLGSAAYSYFSLYTPAKEARLQSEQLLTSEKEVLMALEAQQKAAPPTEKISVGDLQQQVSVEPLTDLILLQIEQAELISQTFVTSVNFTEAPLTLLQPVEGMENLQEIVAAVEFNARDYNGIATFIDEIEQMERIMVVDTIDFTANPELTKADQLNEPLLVSVSFSAFYRPDLVGLADDLLKVDSPAPAKKVNPLPQNDGTNLVMPEVIAPETTQEEIEILTTDPETDVKVDVTVEEDAETVDR; encoded by the coding sequence ATGAGTAGCTTAACGAAACGCCAAAAAGAAATCGCTTTGGTAGCACTAGCTGTACTTTTGTTACTTGGTAGTGCTGCGTACTCTTACTTTTCTTTGTATACGCCAGCTAAAGAAGCACGTCTACAATCTGAACAATTACTAACTTCAGAAAAAGAAGTGCTCATGGCATTAGAAGCACAACAAAAAGCAGCTCCACCGACTGAAAAAATCAGTGTTGGCGATTTGCAACAACAAGTTTCTGTCGAACCTTTAACAGATTTGATCTTATTGCAAATTGAACAAGCTGAGCTAATTTCACAGACCTTTGTGACTTCCGTGAATTTTACAGAAGCGCCATTGACGTTACTGCAGCCAGTTGAAGGAATGGAAAACCTACAAGAAATCGTCGCAGCAGTCGAGTTTAATGCTAGAGATTATAACGGCATCGCGACTTTTATAGACGAAATTGAACAAATGGAACGAATCATGGTAGTGGATACTATTGATTTTACTGCAAACCCGGAACTGACAAAAGCTGATCAACTAAACGAACCTTTACTCGTTTCGGTTTCTTTTTCTGCATTTTATCGTCCGGATTTAGTGGGCCTTGCGGATGATTTGTTAAAAGTCGATTCGCCGGCGCCTGCTAAAAAAGTAAATCCATTGCCTCAAAACGATGGAACCAACTTGGTAATGCCAGAAGTGATAGCTCCAGAAACGACACAAGAAGAAATTGAGATTTTAACTACCGATCCTGAAACAGACGTAAAAGTCGATGTGACTGTTGAAGAAGACGCTGAGACGGTAGACCGGTAA
- a CDS encoding fimbrial assembly protein produces MLVDINLLPQKERERPVVLVAVLGVLGVAVLLWAIFFFMAQSQNNQQAATDAEYAQVAIQSEAVRAQLEASIGLNDEQQLQATVVWAEAYQFDTVPLLGDLVSRLPKRGFFDSFSFVKPNLGTLTIQFDTSREAAYYLAQLKASEMLASASLDSVTNEELDLIEEEDPNKVETNELIKNPRYLATYSLVYVDERLPAEEGTVNADGTVTEAPVTEETQAPATETPAEETVPAESEVDVQ; encoded by the coding sequence ATGTTAGTAGATATTAACTTATTGCCGCAAAAAGAACGAGAACGACCTGTCGTGCTTGTTGCGGTGCTTGGCGTTTTAGGGGTGGCCGTTTTACTCTGGGCAATTTTTTTCTTTATGGCACAGTCACAAAATAACCAACAAGCCGCAACGGATGCGGAATATGCACAAGTAGCGATTCAAAGTGAAGCGGTACGCGCGCAACTAGAAGCATCAATTGGACTAAATGACGAACAGCAATTACAAGCAACGGTTGTTTGGGCAGAAGCTTATCAATTTGATACGGTGCCTCTCCTAGGAGATCTTGTTTCTCGGTTACCTAAACGTGGATTTTTTGATTCGTTTTCATTTGTAAAACCCAATTTGGGTACTTTGACCATTCAATTCGATACGTCTCGTGAAGCGGCTTATTATTTGGCTCAGTTAAAAGCTTCTGAAATGCTGGCATCGGCATCGCTTGACTCGGTCACGAACGAAGAACTGGATTTAATTGAAGAAGAAGATCCAAACAAAGTTGAGACAAATGAATTAATAAAAAACCCGCGTTATTTGGCTACATACAGTTTGGTTTATGTTGATGAACGGTTGCCAGCTGAAGAAGGCACCGTCAACGCAGATGGTACAGTAACAGAAGCACCGGTAACAGAAGAAACACAAGCGCCTGCCACAGAAACACCAGCAGAAGAAACGGTTCCTGCAGAATCTGAGGTGGATGTTCAATGA
- a CDS encoding type II secretion system F family protein, translating into MARFKYEGRDTKKVRTGIVTSSNRREAVIKLRDEGIKVTEMWEIETTTLQKDITIGNPVKQDQFIMFLRQFSTLMRAGVTIVDTIRILSQQVDSKALAKTLAAIEDELRKGNTLSDSLAKHPKIFEPLTINLIKAGEMSGNIDESLERLADHYEKAYQTRQKVISAMSYPAIVGVLAIGVVIFLLATIVPMFVGMFEGFGGELPLLTKVVMMLSDWTLAYWYLIVLAILVVLGTLWLMKRNLQGRVILDTLLLRMPVFGNIFKKSALARLTRTLSSLFSSSVPILQALTMVEKVVGNEVMSKVILSSRDSLERGGSLTDPMRNHWAFPPLIPHMISIGEQTGSLDHMLLKVAEFYEKEVDAETDRLKALIEPLMIVLLAGLVGTIVLSIMLPMFEMFNNVDNM; encoded by the coding sequence ATGGCACGTTTTAAATACGAAGGACGCGATACAAAAAAGGTAAGAACAGGCATCGTGACTTCAAGTAACCGAAGAGAAGCGGTTATTAAACTGCGCGATGAAGGCATCAAAGTTACGGAAATGTGGGAAATTGAAACCACTACACTTCAAAAAGACATAACAATAGGCAATCCAGTAAAGCAAGATCAATTTATAATGTTCTTGCGCCAGTTTTCTACATTGATGCGTGCAGGTGTAACGATCGTTGATACAATACGCATTTTGTCGCAACAAGTGGACTCAAAAGCATTGGCTAAAACGCTAGCCGCGATTGAAGATGAACTGCGCAAAGGCAATACATTATCAGACAGTCTAGCCAAGCATCCTAAAATTTTTGAACCATTGACGATCAACTTGATCAAAGCAGGAGAAATGTCCGGAAATATCGATGAGTCTCTAGAGCGTCTCGCCGATCATTACGAAAAAGCGTACCAAACGCGTCAAAAAGTAATTTCTGCCATGTCGTATCCTGCAATTGTTGGCGTGTTGGCAATCGGCGTTGTAATTTTCTTGTTAGCAACCATTGTGCCGATGTTTGTTGGCATGTTTGAAGGGTTTGGCGGAGAACTTCCGCTGCTCACTAAAGTCGTAATGATGTTAAGTGATTGGACGCTCGCTTATTGGTACTTGATCGTGCTCGCTATTTTAGTAGTACTGGGGACATTGTGGTTGATGAAACGCAATTTGCAAGGAAGAGTCATACTGGATACGTTACTGCTACGCATGCCTGTGTTTGGAAATATATTTAAGAAATCTGCGTTAGCTCGATTGACGCGGACGTTGAGTTCTTTGTTTTCAAGTTCGGTTCCTATTTTACAAGCATTAACTATGGTCGAAAAAGTAGTAGGCAATGAAGTGATGTCCAAAGTAATCTTGTCATCAAGAGATTCACTAGAGCGCGGAGGATCGCTAACCGACCCCATGCGCAATCATTGGGCGTTTCCACCGCTAATTCCGCACATGATTTCCATTGGTGAACAAACAGGGTCACTAGACCATATGTTGTTAAAAGTCGCGGAGTTTTATGAAAAAGAAGTAGACGCAGAGACCGACCGGCTAAAAGCGTTAATCGAGCCATTGATGATTGTGCTTCTTGCTGGGCTAGTAGGTACTATAGTACTATCAATTATGCTGCCGATGTTTGAGATGTTTAATAACGTAGACAATATGTAG
- a CDS encoding prepilin-type N-terminal cleavage/methylation domain-containing protein, whose protein sequence is MKNYLQKKLNNEKGMTLIELLAVIVIIAIIAAIAIPAIGNIIENSRYSAVKSDATNSISAANIYFTENPDKTSVSAKVLKDDGYLDSPGKLPATTTGTAAGSGITVFTNSNPIKISTPAITYSTGKTLTFTNASIELINADDKKGSEDPAAKTIPAQ, encoded by the coding sequence ATGAAGAATTATTTACAAAAGAAATTAAACAACGAAAAAGGGATGACCTTAATCGAGCTATTAGCCGTTATCGTTATTATCGCAATTATTGCCGCGATTGCTATTCCGGCAATTGGGAATATTATTGAGAATAGTCGTTATAGTGCGGTTAAGTCGGATGCTACAAATAGCATTAGTGCAGCTAATATCTACTTTACAGAAAACCCTGATAAAACAAGTGTTAGTGCAAAAGTTTTAAAGGATGATGGGTATCTTGATTCACCGGGTAAATTACCTGCAACAACAACTGGTACTGCAGCAGGGTCTGGTATTACAGTATTTACAAATAGTAATCCTATAAAAATATCGACTCCAGCTATCACATATTCTACTGGTAAGACCTTAACCTTTACAAATGCTTCAATTGAATTAATCAATGCTGATGATAAAAAGGGTAGCGAAGATCCTGCTGCTAAAACAATACCTGCACAATAG
- the pilM gene encoding type IV pilus biogenesis protein PilM, which yields MALSFLSKKARVVTMTIEEDAIRYVELKSTDPLFISQAEEIALPAGVIKDGEIVDLKALGSLLDEAVHQWGLSKKSVRFLAPDEFVIIRKVAFPQGVKVDELKGHFFIEIGSTLYLPFEDPVFDVVPYNDNAEVLIIASKESVVHSYEQVFDEAKLKATVADITPLALYRLAFLQHDFAEEEHIMMIDLHSKKMTVSIFYEHYPLFMRPVELNLAEEDFLDSAIVLEEIESEVEKLSNFYRYSMNAGGAGITKVVFNGLDNWPELQSRLEGRLSVPVYPLVMKPIPSELNDSVPERFNRAIGLALKEV from the coding sequence ATGGCCTTATCGTTTTTATCGAAAAAAGCGCGTGTGGTGACAATGACTATAGAAGAAGATGCCATTCGGTATGTGGAGTTAAAATCCACAGATCCGCTCTTCATCAGCCAGGCCGAAGAGATCGCTCTTCCGGCCGGGGTTATCAAAGATGGCGAAATTGTCGACTTAAAGGCGCTTGGTTCGTTACTCGATGAGGCTGTCCATCAGTGGGGTCTCTCTAAGAAGTCAGTCCGATTCCTCGCCCCTGACGAATTCGTTATCATCCGCAAAGTTGCATTTCCTCAAGGTGTCAAAGTCGATGAGCTAAAAGGCCATTTCTTTATCGAAATTGGTTCGACGCTGTATTTGCCTTTTGAAGATCCGGTATTTGATGTTGTGCCTTACAACGACAATGCCGAAGTATTGATCATCGCTTCTAAAGAATCTGTTGTTCACTCGTATGAGCAAGTGTTTGACGAAGCGAAATTAAAAGCAACAGTAGCGGACATTACGCCACTCGCTTTGTACCGGTTAGCTTTTTTACAACACGATTTCGCTGAAGAAGAACACATCATGATGATCGATCTGCATTCAAAAAAAATGACTGTGTCTATTTTTTATGAGCATTATCCATTGTTCATGCGACCAGTCGAATTGAATTTGGCTGAAGAAGATTTCTTGGATTCTGCCATTGTACTAGAAGAAATTGAATCAGAAGTGGAAAAGTTAAGCAATTTTTATCGCTACAGTATGAACGCGGGTGGAGCGGGTATTACAAAAGTTGTTTTCAACGGACTAGACAATTGGCCGGAACTTCAGTCGCGTCTAGAAGGCCGCTTGTCAGTTCCTGTGTATCCACTTGTGATGAAACCCATTCCAAGTGAATTAAACGATAGCGTTCCTGAACGTTTTAACCGTGCCATCGGTTTAGCCCTGAAAGAGGTGTAA
- a CDS encoding GspE/PulE family protein has product MAKVRKRLGDILVDHGLLTQSDLEEALTTKKAQQKIGDALLQRGLITEQQLIETLEVQLGIPHVSLFRYPFDKNLFTMVPKEMAKRNQLVPLKVEGDKLFVAMTNPMDYITIDDLRLTTGFHIEPVIASKEDVTKAISKYYDEESFDEFIGDMPDKEQGQQEEMGDIDAPIVRLVSQILSTAVSLKASDVHMDPQENRVLIRYRIDGSLRTERILPKAMQGMITARIKILANLDITESRIPQDGRIKTNVDMRPIDLRVSSLPTVYGEKIVMRILDLSANLTDIAKLGFSELNMERFMHEIDKPNGIILISGPTGSGKSSTLYAALNKLNSEEVNIITVEDPVEYQLEGINQIQVNTNVGLTFAAGLRSILRQDPDIVMVGEIRDKETADISIRASLTGHLVLSTIHTNDSIASITRLMDMGIEPFLVTASLNAVVAQRLIRKVCRDCRETHQATEREKYIFEKRGLTIETIARGSGCSQCNMTGYRGRMAIHEVLVVNEEIKDIINRNGTSAEIREIAMKNKTIFLIDDGLSKVKEGMTTTEEVLRVAMMD; this is encoded by the coding sequence ATGGCGAAAGTACGCAAGCGACTGGGCGATATTTTAGTTGACCATGGATTACTGACACAATCAGATTTAGAAGAAGCGCTCACTACTAAAAAAGCACAACAAAAAATAGGTGATGCCCTTTTACAAAGAGGATTGATTACCGAGCAGCAGCTGATTGAAACACTTGAAGTGCAGCTGGGTATTCCGCACGTCTCTCTTTTCCGATATCCTTTTGATAAAAACTTGTTCACTATGGTACCAAAAGAAATGGCAAAGCGAAATCAGTTGGTCCCATTAAAAGTAGAAGGCGATAAATTATTCGTTGCGATGACAAATCCAATGGATTACATCACCATCGATGATCTTCGGTTAACAACAGGCTTTCACATAGAGCCAGTCATTGCTTCAAAAGAAGATGTTACTAAAGCGATTTCGAAATACTATGACGAGGAATCGTTTGATGAGTTTATCGGCGACATGCCTGACAAAGAACAAGGACAACAAGAAGAAATGGGCGATATAGACGCGCCAATTGTTCGCTTAGTTAGCCAAATTCTTTCAACGGCTGTCTCGCTAAAAGCGAGTGACGTTCATATGGACCCTCAAGAAAACCGTGTATTGATTCGTTACCGGATTGATGGATCTCTCCGAACAGAACGCATATTGCCAAAAGCGATGCAAGGAATGATAACGGCACGCATTAAAATTTTAGCGAATCTCGACATAACAGAAAGCCGGATTCCACAAGATGGCCGCATTAAAACAAATGTAGACATGCGCCCGATTGACTTGCGCGTTTCTTCACTTCCTACCGTGTACGGCGAAAAAATCGTTATGCGAATTCTAGATTTGAGCGCCAATTTAACTGATATTGCTAAGCTTGGGTTTAGCGAACTAAACATGGAACGTTTTATGCACGAAATTGATAAACCCAATGGCATTATTTTAATTTCAGGTCCCACTGGTTCTGGTAAGTCATCAACGCTTTATGCCGCTTTAAATAAACTAAATTCTGAAGAAGTTAACATCATTACCGTAGAAGACCCAGTTGAGTACCAACTAGAAGGCATTAACCAAATTCAAGTAAATACCAATGTGGGCTTAACTTTTGCGGCTGGACTTCGTTCGATTCTTCGGCAAGATCCAGATATCGTCATGGTTGGAGAAATCCGAGACAAAGAAACGGCTGATATCTCGATACGTGCGTCGCTTACAGGTCACTTAGTATTAAGCACCATTCACACCAATGACTCTATTGCTTCGATTACGCGTTTAATGGACATGGGCATTGAGCCGTTTCTTGTAACAGCTTCTCTAAATGCCGTGGTTGCACAACGCTTGATTCGCAAAGTATGCCGAGATTGTCGAGAAACACATCAAGCGACTGAACGCGAAAAGTACATTTTTGAAAAAAGAGGCTTAACGATTGAAACGATCGCGCGTGGAAGTGGTTGTTCACAATGCAACATGACAGGCTATCGTGGACGTATGGCGATTCATGAAGTACTTGTTGTGAACGAAGAAATAAAAGACATTATCAACCGCAATGGAACTTCTGCAGAAATTCGCGAAATCGCAATGAAAAACAAAACAATTTTCTTGATTGACGACGGTTTATCAAAAGTGAAGGAAGGCATGACAACAACAGAAGAAGTTCTGCGCGTTGCCATGATGGATTAA
- a CDS encoding prepilin peptidase: MVLTYSVFIGLFGLVFGSFFNVVGLRVPKKESIAYPPSHCTNCDRRLTAIDLVPVFSYLFLKGQCRTCGSKIHWVYPLIEAITAILFVASYLVFGFTPELVVAILFVSLLVIITVSDIAYMLIPDKVLLPFAVVLLGLRLFVPLDPWWDSLVGAVVGFGLLFLIAVVSKGGMGGGDIKLFFVIGLVLGSVGILMTLFFASFIGAIVGIIQLRVTKKGRKTPIPFGPSIAVAAVIVYFWGDGLLAWYMNFLG, from the coding sequence ATGGTATTAACTTATTCTGTTTTTATTGGCTTGTTTGGCCTTGTTTTTGGTTCGTTTTTTAATGTTGTTGGTTTACGTGTGCCCAAAAAGGAATCGATTGCTTACCCGCCTTCACATTGCACCAATTGCGACCGACGCTTGACGGCGATTGATTTGGTGCCAGTGTTTTCTTACTTGTTTTTGAAAGGTCAGTGCCGAACATGTGGCTCGAAAATCCATTGGGTGTATCCGTTAATAGAAGCCATCACGGCGATTTTATTCGTCGCATCGTATTTAGTGTTTGGTTTTACACCCGAACTTGTCGTTGCGATTTTGTTTGTGTCGCTATTGGTCATCATCACCGTATCAGACATTGCGTACATGCTCATTCCAGATAAAGTGCTACTGCCGTTTGCGGTCGTGCTGCTCGGACTTCGTTTGTTTGTTCCACTGGATCCGTGGTGGGATAGTTTAGTTGGAGCCGTTGTTGGATTTGGCTTGTTGTTTTTGATTGCGGTTGTTTCAAAAGGCGGCATGGGCGGCGGCGACATCAAACTATTTTTCGTCATCGGTTTGGTACTCGGTTCAGTCGGAATTTTAATGACTTTGTTTTTCGCATCGTTTATTGGTGCGATTGTAGGCATTATTCAATTACGTGTGACAAAAAAAGGTCGGAAAACACCGATTCCGTTTGGGCCATCGATCGCGGTCGCAGCTGTTATCGTTTACTTCTGGGGTGACGGGCTGCTTGCATGGTATATGAATTTTCTAGGATGA